The genomic interval tacactaGCTAGCAATTTATTATGTGTAGTATTTTAGAGAGATTTGTATACaatgtaaaatattatttattaattcaagtTACTAATTATCattgttgtttttaaaaattattttaatcatttaatttttagttaaattttttacacatattcaatataattataaatataaaaattaaatttaataattattgcaAAAATACAAAtgcaataaatttaaaagaaaaaaaaatgtgaaatacCTACATTGGATAAAAGGTCACCTTTTAAGACCTTTTAtccggttttttttttttttaaaaaaagtgggataaaaagggaccttttatcccggttttaaaataaaatctgGGATAAAAGAtacccttttatcccggttcttatgagaaaactgggataaaagggTACTTTTTATCTCGCTTTTCTCATAAGAACGGGGATAAAAAGATAtcttttatcccagtttttataAAAAACCGAGATAAAAGGTCCatttttatcccagttttttcaAGGACTTTTTATCCCACTAGTATATATCCCAGTTTTCATTTTAGCAAAAACCGAGATAAAAGGCCTTAAAAACTGGGATTAAAGGCCTTTGTTTGTAGTAGTGAGATGAGAAGAGGATGTTGTTGAGTGAactgagaagaagaagaagaaatgaagaaaatgAGTAGTTAAAAGAAGTAACAACGGACACAACTATCACATCAATatttaaaaatcatttttttttggaaaaatgaGCCCCGAACATTTTTTAAGCAAATACCCCTACTgcttacactactacaaaaacctcATTTAGAATCGGTTTTTAAGtcctttcagcgtcggttttggcgaaattcgctaccgactctgatcagggcgacgctaaagggttttaaaaaactgacgccatatatacccctatggcgcCGGTTATTatctaggaaccgacgccataggggtatatatggcgtcgaTTCCTAGCAAATAAGCGACGCCATAGGTGgcgtaggaaccgacgccaaaaaCAAgcgtttttcaattttttttaattttatataatttattttaattatatatttattaatttatatatatgattttatttaatttaaattacatgtttattttttaaaatgtaaattaaatattatttaaattaatattaaaatttgctaaaatacataatttcatttcataaaagtaattaaatattacacaaacattaatgtaaaattagtccaaaatattaataagttaataaatctaactacaagttaatctaaaaaaattacatactgAAGAAAAATTGTTGGGcctttcaacctcaatcgtcaTCGTGAATCAGCGCCATCAATCGTTctatccactttcgctgtaatGGTAACAATTCAGTTTTTGGATCGTACTGCcccttacccccaaactgttaaaaaaattaaaaatttatattagttgatacatatgtatattatatattttttttattataataaatactataatcaataattaaaacttacagctttttgatcttgtatgtaacggttggggtttGCACGTGCTACGATGTCAGTCatgtatttcaaaacataaaaaccacattcttggtttttaggttgtcttggacaattTGCTAGTGAAATTCCTTGCCATTGGCCAAGATACTCatgtgcgtcccctatataTCTGAATGCactgttttgaaaaattatattagcatttcaattcattagttaatttaaatttgttacataagaagtcattaaattattaccttccgatcatttgagtaatttcttcgggaattgggcggccacGTATAGGgtctaaatggataattttctttgGCGTAACGACCTCTAGCGTCCAATGCGCACtacaaaattatattggaatataagtaagatagtataaaaataatttgaagtcataatatagaaatgaacaattagcactaaagaattaaatagagtttacccgatattccaaggaataaagaacatttggtggttgttattcATCAATGATAACCAATCAGCCAATCATCTTGCCGCATCatcaaaagactgactcttcTCTTCATCGGTTTTCCCATGCACTACGAGAAGCtttgggtcgtaaaacttgaaattttttctcataccgttgatgctctccaagatgtgcctgccaaaaaaattgttaagtattagtgtgttataataatttgactagaatttgatatataaggttaattagattaaagaagagtatacatcattctaaacagcattccctggttgccgatgaagtcacacgtagcaacctgctgcaaatcctctccaaataatgtgatctgggtacgcagtgctatgaatcctcggggtacaggaattgtgattatatcacatTTATCTTTGAGGTTCAAGAATTCAACAACCATCTATTTTAGCAATTTAGGGATCAAGTTCATCTTCTTTTCCGAGAACAattcatcttcccgtgcaccaccgccttgtggagaaagcatcggagctttccccttcgacgcatcacgtcttgaaggcggttgagcgagtggaccctaaacaaaacagaacataatatatcaaattttatccaaattctaccgaaattttggcagtataacggttgtaattgaatgccCCAAAAAAATCTAAACATGCatgtataacgacaaataacacatatataacagtagtttgttcatccatcccacaacagcacatatattcgcagaacctacttcactatggtTGAATATTGAAGGAAtccggcacaatgaaccccgtctagtttgaaggaaaacaaacacggttagagtgAACATTTGagttaataaaaaaacaaatcaaaattctaacaaataactGCTTACTTGGATATCtgtccaaactttatttttcagagtagggttgacttctttccaatttttatacGACAACCCTATCATCTGACGGCATCTGACTCCTAAAGTTGATACGAGCTTGCCATAGCTTTTGCCGCAGTATTGTCCTTTGTCATTAAcctcgagggccactcttttgcctCGATCCATTAgcttggatatttcattcatttgagtAGGCCATCTTGTAAGTATTATTGTTGGACACTCTGCCTCTAGGtcaccattaacaaacaaaatttgagaacctttcaaatatgaactttgacattgataatcatgctactaacacgaacatgttttgagtcaaatataaagacctactaaGTATAATAAATGCATGGACACATCAATTAGATTATACAAGACAAGTTTATATGAATGTGTTATGTTACCTAATTTCTTACAACTAGCGAGTAACAacctagttatttatgttatgtacttttcctttaacatttatgtttttataataaaatttgatccaaattctaccgaaatttcggcagcataacggctgtaattggacgttctcaaaaattttaaaagtgcctaaagtaacaaacaaaacaaatataacaatacagaacaaagaaaccaacataaacaatacaaaatttatccatccatccgaccgcagtacatgtattcgcaaaACCTACTTccctacggatgaatatttaaaatattcaaactcaactaagcatgcattgataattaattataataacaaaatattagcGCATGGATATACCTATTACAAATCCGATCGATCAACACCAAAATATGTCGACCCTCAAATATTAGCATACAACCTATAACATAATGCAATATAcaaccaaattaaaattttaattattaaattacttactagttattaaacaaagtagcaagttactagttactaatttccatagttaatttttttgaaaataacatatacatatatagtcaATTATATATCAGactaccattattttaaaaactttaactctaaactaattaaattcctactacctctcattctcattcacaacaaatatatatacaatacaaatacacaaatagtatatacacacaacatatatataaacacatattcaataatgAAACAcagaatatatacatatatattatatatcaagttaataaatatttaccttatatacACAATCCGGCGATAAATTGCTACAAAAATCCGACCACCTAtaaaacacacacaatataatattaataaaaaaaaaatcctaaaaaaatttacaaaaacgaaataataccaatgtacataagtaaaatgaatagaaagcatatttataccttaatggacGTTGAGACTCAACGTTTTCTCCCCTAAAATCGGTGGCCGGAGTTATACCACCACCTTTTTTATAATAGGTTCGGTTTGGTATATAGAGGggaaaaaaactaaatttttttacagtataggtttaggtatagaaaatagaagattttaagacaaaaatAGGGTAAAATAGTTAAGAAATGAGGGAGAATGAGGTTGTTT from Cannabis sativa cultivar Pink pepper isolate KNU-18-1 chromosome 4, ASM2916894v1, whole genome shotgun sequence carries:
- the LOC115715334 gene encoding uncharacterized protein LOC115715334, producing MNNNHQMFFIPWNIGAHWTLEVVTPKKIIHLDPIRGRPIPEEITQMIGSAFRYIGDAHEYLGQWQGISLANCPRQPKNQECGFYVLKYMTDIVARANPNRYIQDQKAVSFNY